From a single Maylandia zebra isolate NMK-2024a linkage group LG3, Mzebra_GT3a, whole genome shotgun sequence genomic region:
- the LOC143417021 gene encoding programmed cell death 1 ligand 1-like, protein MDWFHSVSLWNFILSLGFVKGSFVVDVTQSSYQAEENHNITLEWTFTTKADMSISALKILCYMNNDHEHITLYFLHDGVEFSEDQDKKFSGRVQSDKDGLREGRIRLQLSRLRTEDSGLYLCEVDTGYGRGYNSCRVTVSESKPEKTETTQQPRSLQPPNLNEETKGGLIIFGVVFICISLVLWGLMFYQNCKEHRRSPSRRTREILMKTFSEVGP, encoded by the exons ATGGACTGGTTTCACTCTGTTTCTCTGTGGAATTTTATTCTCAGCTTGGGTTTTGTTAAAG GATCATTTGTAGTGGATGTGACACAGAGCTCCTATCAGGCAGAGGAGAACCACAACATCACACTGGAGTGGACGTTCACCACCAAAGCAGACATGTCCATCTCAGCACTGAAGATCCTCTGTTACATGAATAATGATCATGAACACATAACTCTGTATTTTCTTCATGATGGTGTCGAGTTCTCAGAGGATCAGGACAAAAAGTTTTCAGGACGAGTCCAGAGTGACAAAGACGGCCTCAGAGAAGGACGAATCAGACTCCAGCTGTCCAGACTCAGGACTGAGGACTCGGGTCTGTACCTGTGTGAGGTGGACACAGGTTATGGCCGCGGCTACAACAGCTGCAGAGTCACCGTCTCTG AATCAAAACCTGAGAAGACAGAAACAACTCAGCAACCTAGAAGTCTCCAACCACCAAATCTGAATGAAGAGACCAAAG GCGGGCTAATTATCTTCGGGGTTGTATTCATCTGTATCTCTCTGGTCTTATGGGGATTGATGTTTTATCAGAATTGCAAAGAACAC AGGAGGTCTCCATCCCGCAGAACAAGGGAGATATTGATGAAGACTTTTTCAGAAGTTGGACCTTAG